TAAACCCCTAGCCGCTTTAGCCAAGCATCAAGCGCGTCAGATGATGATTAAACGCGCCGAGAAGATGGGAGTACCTTGGAGAAAGCGAGTAGAGGAATTGCGATCGCACAACTGGGAACCCCACCTCACAAAAGTAAAAAACCCTACCCTTACTTACCCGGATTACTACGTATGCTCTTTTCATGCTTATGACGAAGGTAATCTCGGTTGGCAACCTGCTTTAGAAGTGGAAGTTGCTGCCTATGCAGTTCACGCGACAATTTGGCCTGGTTCTGGTGCCGAAGGTGACACCAAACTACGGAAAAGCTATCACGACATTTTAAAAGAGCAAATTCCTACCCCGCCTCAAGATATCGCGGATCTCGGTTGCAGCGTGGGAATGAGCAGTTTTGCCCTTCAAGATACCTATCCCCACGCCAAAATCACGGGAATTGACTTATCTCCTTATTTTCTGGCAGTCGCAGATTACCAAGCACAGCAGCAACAGCGATCGATAAATTGGGTACACGCCGCCGCCGAGTCCACTGGTTTACCCGCCGCTTCTTTCGATTTAGTATCCACGTTTTTGATGTTTCACGAACTGCCACAAGCCGCTACTCGCGAAATTCTCCGAGAAGCACGGCGTTTGCTGCGTCCCAACGGACATATCGCGATTATGGATATGAATCCTCAATCAGAAAAATTTCGCCAAATGCCACCTTACGTTCTGACATTGCTCAAAAGTACCGAACCTTATCTGGATGAATATTTCAGTTTTGATATGCACAAAGAATTGCTAGAAGCTGGTTTTCATCCTCCGACGATTACTCGCAACAGTCCCCGTCACCGCACGATCGTTGCCAAACTTAGATAGTCACGCAAATTGCTAGTAGTCTGCCAAAGTAGTTTTGAGGGGTTAAAGAAACCCGGTTTTTTAGAAAAACCGGGTTTCTGGCTCTTCAACAACCAATCAAAATCAATTTGGTGAACTACTAGTTATCTGTTGGAATCGTGTTTCATATCATAAAGAGAAACTCTTGACAAGAAAATGCCCTTGGTTTACTATAGTTTTCGTGAATCAAAGCGGGAGCCAAATCCTGGGGGGATTCACGAAAAACCCTAGAACCTTGACAATCAAATAATTTCAGCGTTTTGCCAAAGAAACTTATTGCAAATTAGTAGCAATAAGTGCGGCTGAAATGAAGGTGAAAATGAGATTGACGAAAAACAGTTTCAGAATACCTTGTCTGTCTTGGTTTCAGAAGGCAGTCTTTCAATTAACAGAATCCCGGCAACGGGACTGAAACGTGCAAAAATTGGTTAACCAGAAGAATAACAGTAAACTTTCAATTAACAGAATCCCGGCAACGGGACTGAAACATCACCCTCGCCGTTGGTCACCCACGTCAGCCAACTTTCAATTAACAGAATCCCGGCAACGGGACTGAAACAACATACCCAAAGTTTTACCGCGTCCGCGTCGTCCTAAACTTTCAATTAACAGAATCCCGGCAACGGGACTGAAACACAAAGGTGATGTAGCTGGCAACTTGGACACTTCACTTTCAATTAACAGAATCCCGGCAACGGGACTGAAACCTGTAGGCGCAACTTTATCTATTATGGAGTGGAGTTAACTTTCAATTAACAGAATCCCGGCAACGGGACTGAAACTTTTCATTGAAACTCCTATATTGTGAGATTGGACTTTCAATTAACAGAATCCCGGCAACGGGACTGAAACAAGGGATTCTGAATCCCCAAGGCTAGCCACACCTAAAGCCTTTCAATTAACAGAATCCCGGCAACGGGACTGAAACTGTGGGGGAAATTTTCTCAAGCCGCACTAGAAGATTTCCACTTTCAATTAACAGAATCCCGGCAACGGGACTGAAACGAAAGTTTTGGGGGGATATCCCCCCTTTCTTGAAAAAGTCTTTCAATTAACAGAATCCCGGCAACGGGACTGAAACTTTATACAGCAACTACCAATTTATACGGCCAAGAAGACTTTCAATTAACAGAATCCCGGCAACGGGACTGAAACTATTTTCCTTTTTGCTTGTCTTTTGGGTTTTCTTTGCTTTCAATTAACAGAATCCCGGCAACGGGACTGAAACA
This Leptolyngbyaceae cyanobacterium DNA region includes the following protein-coding sequences:
- a CDS encoding class I SAM-dependent methyltransferase, whose protein sequence is MTNQMTAAVGTADPGIASRLVNGVLAIKPLAALAKHQARQMMIKRAEKMGVPWRKRVEELRSHNWEPHLTKVKNPTLTYPDYYVCSFHAYDEGNLGWQPALEVEVAAYAVHATIWPGSGAEGDTKLRKSYHDILKEQIPTPPQDIADLGCSVGMSSFALQDTYPHAKITGIDLSPYFLAVADYQAQQQQRSINWVHAAAESTGLPAASFDLVSTFLMFHELPQAATREILREARRLLRPNGHIAIMDMNPQSEKFRQMPPYVLTLLKSTEPYLDEYFSFDMHKELLEAGFHPPTITRNSPRHRTIVAKLR